From Rhodovibrio salinarum DSM 9154:
TTCGGCGCCCAGCATCTCGGCGGCGACCAGCAGGATGATCGCGATTGCCAGGGAAATCCGGAGGCCGGAAAGGATCCCGGGTAGCGCGCCGGGCAGCACGATCTTGCGCACGATCGATAGCCAGGGCAGGTCGAAGCTCTGCGCCATCCGGATCAGCGTGCGGTCGACGTTGTCCACCGCGCCATAGGTCGAGACCACGGTGGGGGTGAAGGTGCCGAATGCGATCAGCGCGTACTTGGAGCCCTCGTCGACGCCGAACCAGATCACGAACAGCGGTAGCAGCGCGATCTTCGGGATCGGGAACAGCGCGGCCACCAGCGGGACCAGCGCGGCGCGGATGTAGGAGAACAGGCCGATCGCGACCCCGACCGCGATGCCGGCGAGCGCGCCCATGGCGCCGCCGACCGCCAGGCGCTGCAGACTGGGCAGCAGGTGGGTCCAGAGCATGCCGCTTTGCCACAGCTCGGCGAAGGTGGCGAGCACCGCGCTGGGCCGGGGGATCGTGAGCGGCGAGATGAGCCCCGCGCGGGTGCCGATCTCCAGTACGGCGAGCAGCAGGGCGAACACCACCGGGGCGATCCAGCGGATGCGTACCGGCCGGAAGCCGCCGCCGCGATAGGGCACCGGGCGGACCGCTTCGTGCCCTCCGGCGGTCGGGCGCGAATCGCGCGCGTCAGACGTTGGCGTATCTGGCGCAGCCGCTCGGTCAGTCATCCACCAGCTCCTGATCGGCGGCCATCGCTTCCGCGCGCATCAGCGCCCACAGCCGCGCCTGGATCTGATCCAGGTCGGGATCGGCCAGCCCGCGCTGGTCGAGCGGCCGGTCGATCTCGACGACCTCCCGGATCTGGCCGGGCCGGCGCGACAGGACCACCACCCGGTGGCCGACCCGTACCGCCTCGCTCAGGTTGTGGGTGACGTAGACGGCCGTGAACGGCGTGCGACCCCACAGCCGCACGAAGTCGTCCAGCAGCAGCTCGCGGGTCTGCGCGTCGAGCGCGCTCAAGGGTTCGTCCATCAGCATGATCGCCGGCTTGACCGCGAGCGCCCGGGCGATCGCCACGCGCTGCTTCATGCCGCCGGAGATCTGCTTGGGCAGCGCGTGCCGGAAGTCGGTAAGACGGGTGCGGGCCAGCACATCGTCGACCAGGGCGTTCGCCTCGCGCCGGGCGATCTTCTTGTCTTCGAGGCCGAGGCGGATGTTGCCTTCGACAGACCGCCAGGGCAGCAGCGCGAAGTCCTGGAAGACGTAGGTCAGGGGATTGAGGCTGTCCGCCGGCGGCGCGCCGATCTGCAGCACTTGGCCCACGTTGGGACGTTCCAGGCCGCCCATGAAACGCAGCAGGGTCGACTTGCCACAGCCGCTGGGCCCGATCAGGCAGACGATCTCCCCATCGCCTGCCGTCAGGGAGACGTCGCGCACCACTTCGGTGGCGCCGTAGGCGTGCGAGACGCCGTCCAGCGAAAGCCGCATCGTTGGTCCTGTCGGTCGTGTCGGGCGCTCAGGTCGTTTCGACAAAGCTGGTGTCGACCAGCTTGTCCAACGTGATGCTGCCCGGCACCAAGCCTTCCGAGGTGAACCAGGACAGTTGATCCTCGATCGAGGCCATGTTGAGGGCGGCGCCTTCGCTGATCCGCATCGCGCCGGCGCGGATGGCGGGCGCGGCCTTCTCGTAGGGGCGGTCGGCGTAGACGTATTTGTGGATCAGGCGGACCATCGCCTCCGCCGCGTCGTCGCCTTCGCTGCGATCGACCAGTGCGGCGTTGTAGTCGCGCGCACCCTTGGCGAAGGCGTCGATGAACGCCTGCGTCTTCGCGCGGTCGCCGGTCACGTTCTGCGGCGAGGTGAACGCGGTGGTCACCTGATAGTTGGGCAAGTAGTCGACGACCTCGCCGATGATCTGGACCGCCCCGCCACTGGCCAGCGCCTCGGCGATATGTGGGACGATCGACCAGGCATCGATCTGCCCGGTTTTGATCGCACCGATGACCGCGCCGATTTTCTGCAGCGGCTTGAACGAAACGTCCGCGCCTTCCGCGGCGGCGATCTGCGTGCCCATGTAGTGGAACGACGAACCGGCCTGGGTCATGCCGTAGGTCGCGCCGTCCAGCTTGCTGGGATCGGTCAAGCCGGCTTCGAAGGCCTTGTTGGAGGCCAGGATCTTCTGCCCGCTAACGCCCTTGGATTCCTCCAATGCGCCGCCGATCACCCGAATTGCACCCTTGTCCGCCAGGCTGATCAGACCGCCGGTGATCGCGGTCACGGCGTAGTCCGCATCGCGCGAGGCGATCGCGACGGCCATCGGCTGGGCGGCCTGGAAGAACTTCAGGTCGACGTCGAGCCCGGCCTCCTTGAAATAGCCCCGCTCCTGGGCAACGAAGGTGGGGGCGTGGCTGGTGAAGCGCAGCGCGGCGATCGTGGCCTTGTTCGCGCCGCGCGCGATCCCCGGCAGGCCCAGGGCCGAGATGCCTGCGGCCGCGCCCAGCCCCTGCAGCGTGCGCCGGCGGGTTAGGTCGATCATGGCGTGCTCCCCAACGTCTGTTTTGTCGTTCGATGGCCCAGGGTCTGGGCATCGGACGGCTGGGTACGCCGGCTGTGTGGTCCGGTCAAGGCGCAGGGGAGGTGCGGCTACAGCTCGATGACCCGGCCGTCGTCCAGCGCCTCCAGGCGCAGCTCGTCCTGCCGGTCCAGCATGCACGTCGACATGTGGGTCAGCGCGATCCGGCGGGCGCTCAACTCGTCGAGATGCCGCTTGAGCGTCTGGTAGTCGGTGTGGGTCGGCAGCGACCGGTCGAAGGCGTAGCACTCCACGATGAACAGGTCGGCCTGCTCGGCGAGATCAGGCAGGGCATCCACCCACTTGGTGTCGCCGGAGTAGGCGAAGGTCTTCTCCCCGTCGGTGATGCGCAGACCGAACGCCGTTATCCCCTCGCCATGGTAGACTTGCCGCGGAGTCACGGCCACGCCGCCCAGGGTCATCGACACCCCCTCTGCCCATTCGCGGAAAGTCAGGTCGAAGTGCCAGTCGCAGTTGATGCTGCCAAACAGCGCGGTGCAGGCGTCCTTGACGCGCTGCCGGATGCCCGGCGGGCCGACGATCTCCAGCGGGCGGGTGCGCTTTGCCTCGAACTGCAGGTAGAGCAGCAGGAACGGCAGGCCGCCGAAGTGGTCGCCGTGCAGATGGGTGACCGCGACCGCGTCGATGCTGTCCGGATCGGTTCCGAAACGGTGCATCGAGATCATCGCGCTGGCGCCGCAATCGACCAGCAGGCGGGTGTCGCGCCCATCGTCCGCGCGATGGGTGTCGAGCTGAAAGCAGGTGTTCAAGCGGCCACCACTGCCGAATGCGTCGCCGCAGCCGAGGACGGTCAGTCGCATAAGGGTGCCTGGGCCTCCTCGCAGGTCAGGTCGCCCGTCCGGATGCCGATGGGCGATCATCTCACTGTCGACAAACCTTGCCGAGGGTCAAGCGTTAGACAGTGACGGTGCGCACAGACGGCACAGGACGATGTGGGTTTGTCCGAGTAACGCCGACTGTCGCGCGCGGCGTCTTAATCCGGCAGGCCGGCGAGCGCGCGCACCTCGGCCGGACTGTATCCCGCTTCGCGGTAGGCGCGCAGCGATACTGCGTCGTCGCGCTTGGCGAGGCGCTTGCCCGCGTCGTCGTCGAGCAGGCGGTGGTGCGCCCACTCCGGCACCGGCAGGTCCAACAGCGCCTGCAGCACGCGGTGGACCGGGGTGGCCGGCAGCAGGTCCTCCCCGCGGGTGACCAGCGTGATCCCCTGCGCGGCGTCGTCGACCACGACGGCCAGATGGTAGCTGGTCGCGACCTCCTTACGCGCCAGCATCACGTCGCCGATCGCGCTCAAGTCCGCCTGGAAGGTGCCGTGGTGCCGGTCGGTCCACTGGGGATGGCCGACCCGTTCGTGCGCGCGCAGGTGGTCGAGGCGCAGGGAATAGGGCGTGCCGGCAGCGATCCGCGCATCGCGTTCGGTCGGGGACAGATCGCGGCAGGTGCCAGGGTAGGGTGTTCCCAGCGGGCCGTGCGGGGCCGCGCCGAGACGTTCGGCCTCCGCCTGGATGTCCTTGCGCGAGCAGAAGCAGGGGTAGATCACGCCGAGGTCGTCCAGCCGGGTAAGCGCGCGGGCGTAGGCGTCCATCCGCGTACTCTGGCGCATCACCGGCGTTTCCCAGCTCAGCCCGAGCCAGGCGAGGTCGTCGAAGATCGCCTGCTCGAACGTGTCGCGACAGCGGGCAGTGTCGATGTCCTCGATCCGCAGCAGGAAACGTCCGTGTGGTCCAGCGGCCCGCGCGCACGTCACGGCGGAATAGGCGTGGCCCAGATGCAACAGGCCGGTCGGCGAGGGGGCGAAACGCGTGACCTCGCTTCGCGGCGTTCCCACGGAACGTGGTGTGCTGTCTGGGCGCGGCGCAGCAACGGACATGGGGGTGCATCTACCCGCCGGTGCCATTAAGGTCCAGCCCCATGGACCCTGCACCGCAGCAAGATACCCGCCTGAAGGCCGCCCTGGACGCGCTGGCCGAGGCCGATCCGGCGCTGGGCCGTGCCTACGCCGCCTGCGGTCTGCCGCCGGTGCGCAAGGCTGAAGCCGGTTTCGGCGGCCTGGTCAACATGATCGCCGCCCAGCAGTTGTCGAAGCAGGCGGCCGGCGCGATCGTCCAGCGCATCCGCGAGCGCCTGGACCCGGTGACGCCGGCCGCGTTTCTGGCCCTGAGCGAGGACGACGCCCGCGCGCTTGGCCTCAGCCGGCCCAAGTACCGCTACCTGACCGGCCTGGCGGAGCAGGTGGCCTCGGGCGCGCTCGACTTCGACTGGTTGGCCGAGCAGGACGACCAGACCGTGCTCAAGC
This genomic window contains:
- the gluQRS gene encoding tRNA glutamyl-Q(34) synthetase GluQRS, which gives rise to MGTPRSEVTRFAPSPTGLLHLGHAYSAVTCARAAGPHGRFLLRIEDIDTARCRDTFEQAIFDDLAWLGLSWETPVMRQSTRMDAYARALTRLDDLGVIYPCFCSRKDIQAEAERLGAAPHGPLGTPYPGTCRDLSPTERDARIAAGTPYSLRLDHLRAHERVGHPQWTDRHHGTFQADLSAIGDVMLARKEVATSYHLAVVVDDAAQGITLVTRGEDLLPATPVHRVLQALLDLPVPEWAHHRLLDDDAGKRLAKRDDAVSLRAYREAGYSPAEVRALAGLPD
- a CDS encoding ABC transporter substrate-binding protein translates to MIDLTRRRTLQGLGAAAGISALGLPGIARGANKATIAALRFTSHAPTFVAQERGYFKEAGLDVDLKFFQAAQPMAVAIASRDADYAVTAITGGLISLADKGAIRVIGGALEESKGVSGQKILASNKAFEAGLTDPSKLDGATYGMTQAGSSFHYMGTQIAAAEGADVSFKPLQKIGAVIGAIKTGQIDAWSIVPHIAEALASGGAVQIIGEVVDYLPNYQVTTAFTSPQNVTGDRAKTQAFIDAFAKGARDYNAALVDRSEGDDAAEAMVRLIHKYVYADRPYEKAAPAIRAGAMRISEGAALNMASIEDQLSWFTSEGLVPGSITLDKLVDTSFVETT
- a CDS encoding ABC transporter permease, encoding MTDRAAAPDTPTSDARDSRPTAGGHEAVRPVPYRGGGFRPVRIRWIAPVVFALLLAVLEIGTRAGLISPLTIPRPSAVLATFAELWQSGMLWTHLLPSLQRLAVGGAMGALAGIAVGVAIGLFSYIRAALVPLVAALFPIPKIALLPLFVIWFGVDEGSKYALIAFGTFTPTVVSTYGAVDNVDRTLIRMAQSFDLPWLSIVRKIVLPGALPGILSGLRISLAIAIILLVAAEMLGAEHGVGAMILQAGSLYDLERLFAGVAMLSALGVLLSFLIGQVERRLLAWRT
- a CDS encoding MBL fold metallo-hydrolase; the encoded protein is MRLTVLGCGDAFGSGGRLNTCFQLDTHRADDGRDTRLLVDCGASAMISMHRFGTDPDSIDAVAVTHLHGDHFGGLPFLLLYLQFEAKRTRPLEIVGPPGIRQRVKDACTALFGSINCDWHFDLTFREWAEGVSMTLGGVAVTPRQVYHGEGITAFGLRITDGEKTFAYSGDTKWVDALPDLAEQADLFIVECYAFDRSLPTHTDYQTLKRHLDELSARRIALTHMSTCMLDRQDELRLEALDDGRVIEL
- a CDS encoding DNA-3-methyladenine glycosylase family protein, which codes for MDPAPQQDTRLKAALDALAEADPALGRAYAACGLPPVRKAEAGFGGLVNMIAAQQLSKQAAGAIVQRIRERLDPVTPAAFLALSEDDARALGLSRPKYRYLTGLAEQVASGALDFDWLAEQDDQTVLKHLTAQKGVGVWTAEIFLLFALERPDVFPAQDLALQESARRIHALDARPDTKQMRDIAELWRPYRSAAARFLWHAYRHPGAPT
- a CDS encoding ABC transporter ATP-binding protein; this encodes MRLSLDGVSHAYGATEVVRDVSLTAGDGEIVCLIGPSGCGKSTLLRFMGGLERPNVGQVLQIGAPPADSLNPLTYVFQDFALLPWRSVEGNIRLGLEDKKIARREANALVDDVLARTRLTDFRHALPKQISGGMKQRVAIARALAVKPAIMLMDEPLSALDAQTRELLLDDFVRLWGRTPFTAVYVTHNLSEAVRVGHRVVVLSRRPGQIREVVEIDRPLDQRGLADPDLDQIQARLWALMRAEAMAADQELVDD